GTGGGGGACACACGGCCTCCCAGAGAGGGGGCAGCATGTGACCTTGACTAAGTGGGTAGAAGAGTTAAAGGTTTGGCATCCTGACCCCCGAGTTGGGGGTGGCCCCGGAGGAATTCTGTCCTTTCGGCCAATCTAATAAGGGGATCTCCTGCCCTCCCATCCCTGACACCCCCCTCCCGTGACTGCCACGGAGACAGCCGCTCCAACACCGGTTGTCATGGTTATGAGAGGAGCTCACTCCCATAGATTGGAAAGCGCTGGTGAGCTGGCACCCTCTGCTTCGCCCGCTCTCCCTCCGCTCTGCGCATCTCCCCCAGCACAGGGAAGGGAGTACAGCAGCCCGGGGGCgagcagagctggggctgggaggtGGAGTGAGGACGCGGCGCTCCAAAGCAGGGAGATGAGTGGCAACAGGAGGCAACCCAGCCGCAGGGGCCAGGTGGGTCAGGGACCCCGAAACCCTCTCCGGACTGGCCACTCAGGGCCTGGTTACTCCTGGTCAGCCACCCTGAGCCCCGGGCAGTCCTGCTGTGGAGTTGGTGTCTTTGCAgcctgcccaggctggcttctcTCCCTCACTGCCCTCAGCCTGTCTCTGACTCCAGGCCCCTGGCATCGTCCAACTTCACTTCCTGTGTCTCCTGCTCCTTCCACAGGCCCGGGAAAAGGAGAAGATGAAGGAAGCCAAGGATGCCCGCTATACCAACGGGCACCTCTTCACCACCATCACGGTTTCGGGCATGACCATGTGCTATGCCTGTAACAAGAGTATCACCGCCAAGGAAGCCCTCGTCTGCCCAAGTAAGTTATTTGGCCCTTGTCACTCAGACCTGGTGCCCACCGACCCTGTCTTCCCATCTGTCCTGTCTGCCCTGGATCCATACGGGGGACTTTCCCTTTCTGAACCCCCAGCTGGGCCCAAGTGCAGGGGCCAGATGCTTGCTCCCTTTCTCGCCCTGAGGGTGGTGGCTGTTGGAATGTGGCATGAGCGGGTCTATTAGGGAATGTGATGAGGGGAGCCTGGGAGGACTCTGCTTGCAGCTGTCACCACTGGGTATCCCTCTCGCTCCTGAACAGCTGTTGAGGGTTAGGGGAAGTGATTGGAGAAGAAGCAAGAATGTGTCTGCAGAGGGGGGTGAGAGAGGATCTGGCCAGAAAGCTACCAACCTTGCAGCTGGTTCCGCCCATCTTCCTGGGCAGAACTGGACATTCAGGGTCCCTTTGCCCTTCCTACCTATTGACTGTGGGTGGAGCCTGTGGAATCCCTGTTTCAAGGAGAGGGTGGGATGAGGTCCCCCCATCTGATCATCCAGATCAGTTTCCAATCCGAGAGACAGCGTAGGAAGCCAGCAGGGTCGTGTGGAGGAGGGCAAGGGACTGGGGCACCCAGGCCTCCCCGGGTCTGGGGGCAAACCTGATTTGGAGCATGGACAAGgagttccttccttccctgcGACTCCTTTGTGGAGGGTTTCCACTTTACCCGTCCCCCGGTTCTCCCCAAATTTATGGCCCAGATGCCTCCGACTGGTACTGGCCAGCGTAGCAGAAGCACTGCCCCTCCAAATCCCCGTGGAACTGGGGGAGAAGCCCCCAGAAAGAACCAGTGAGGTCTCCCCTCTACTCCCTCACttgcttgatttagagttaggAGGGCGAGGAGGGAACCCCAATCTAGATTCCTCTAGAGACCTGACAAAATATCCAATCCGGAAGCTTGTTGCCAGGGGAACTGGGGAGGCGGGCAGCCCTATTTTGAGAGCAGGTGGAAAGCGGAGGTTCGATCCAGAGACACTAGGTGTTGGGGGTAGGCAAAGGGAGCTCCAGTGGGGGTGAGCACCGCGCAGCCCCACTATCTGCCCCTGGGCCCCACCCTGTTGGCCTTGTATTTGTGGAAGTGAGCATGGTGCTGGGTATTGTCTGAAGGAGTTAGCAGAGTTTCCGGTGGtgttggtgggggaggggaagctggggaggctgaggctgagggcaTTTGGGGCAGGGGATGGCAGTGGTCCTGCACTGGAGCTTGGCTACgcctcctcccttcttttctctcctacCCCGTggcaaggtggggtggggggtgcggAGCAGCAGATGGAGTGTGGGAGCTGTGGGTTTGCCTTACATGGGGAATAGgactccccaggcctggcagggaGAAGGCAGGCTGACTGCAAGCCACAGAGGAGGCTGGCAGGCAGGGCAGGGCGGGGCAGGCCGGGGACTTGTCTCGACTTCCCCCCTGGATCCGTCCACCTTGGAGTTGCTTAGACCCGGCCAGAGTCTGTGGCATCCTTGTGGGACAACGGGAGGAGTCTGGTCTTTGAATTCAGGCCTGCTTCACCACCAGCAGGGGATTGAGCTTCTCCAGGACACgttcctcatttgtaaagtgaGGATAGTTGAGTCAGCCTCCAAGGATTGATGGGATAGATTAAAGGTTGGGCATTTGCTCAGGGCATGTTACTGTCCCCCCTCTGCCCTAGCTGCCCATCCCAGCTGCCTCGGTGCCATCTCCTGTTCTGTGGGAGTCCTGGCTCCCATCTGCCACTCTCCACCTCTTTTGTGTTTGCGCTCATCCCTGGCAGCATgatcccttctccctcctgtccCATCACGGCCATTTTTGGTTCAGTGTTGTCCATCTCTCCtgattgctttatttcatttcacaCCCAGACCCCCCTCTCCATTTCCTGCTTGAAGGAAAGggctgtgggagggagggagtggggtGTGGCTATGGCTGAGAAGTCTGGGAAGGGGGAGAGTGTCTGAGTGGCTAGGGGGCCTTGGGTGTCTGCATGTGGGTGTGTCCCCTCCTGTACCACCTGGCCCTCCCTTCACCCTCTCTACCCCACCCTCCCAGCCTGCAATGTGACTATCCACAACCGCTGTAAAGACACCCTCGCCAACTGTACCAAGGTCAAGCAGAAGGTGAGACGGCAGggagggcagagggctgggggaGAGGGCAGGAAGCGTGGTGACCTCAAGCCTTTTCCATTCATCCCCTGCCACCTCCTCCACACCACAGGGCAACCCAGAACCTGACCCCCGGCCCTGGGTCCCCTGAGTGGCCAGGCCTATGGCTCTAGACACGGCCCCACACAATTGGAGTTATGTCAGCCACCCCATGCCCTTAACCACAGTGCCAGCTTTCTCCTGAGGGGGCAGCTGCCCAGCTCCTACCCCAGGCCTGGGGGGGATCCTTGGGTGACAGCTGTTCCTGGTGTCTCTTTCGCTCTGtctcacagcaacagaaagccgCCCTGCTGAAGAACAACACTGCCTTGCAGTCTGTTTCCCTTCGCAGTAAGAGTGAGTAGTGGGGAGTGGGGGGCTCCCTTGAGACCCTGGACCTCGGGCAGCTCAGTCCACAGGCTCTGCTGCCCCCCTGAGGTCATTCCCAGGCACAGCACCTTCCTCTCCTTAGTGGAGGCAGCTAGTGGAGCTCAGGGATGACACAAGTTCCTGGGTTTAGGGGCAGAACGAGACCCAACGTGATAAGCCGTGGGGTGGTTGGTCACCTGAGTTGGCCGCATCCTTTGACACTTGACAGCTTTGGTATGACAGAAAGAACATGATGCTCAGGCAGGAAGAGCAGAGCCTGTGTCCCTACTCGCCATCCCTGGGTCACCCTGGACAGGTCTTTCTGCTTTCCTGAGCTTCAGTGTGCTCTCAGGCTGTTTGGGGGAGGAGATGTGTCACCGACACGCGAACACTGGAGGATGGAGTAAATGGACAGTGGCACTGTTGTCACTGTGACCATCTCTCTTGTACAAAAGGGAAGGCGGGAGAGGACACTTTCTTTCCAGTGAGGAGGAGCCTAGGAGCTCCGAATCCTGGGAGGGTACCAGCGTTTGGAATTGCCTGCTCACCGTGTCTCCCCAACAGCAGCCACCCGAGAGCGGCCCTCCTCAGCCATCTACCCCGCTGACAGCTTCCGGCAGTCCCTCCTGGGCTCCCGCCGTGGCCGCTCGTCCTTGTCTTTAGCCAAGAGTGTCTCCACCACCAACATTGCTGGGTGAGCCTTTATTTGGGGAAGGGGAGCTAGGCAGCAGAGAGTAGGGAGCCCTAGGGAGCCGAGAGGGTCTTCCGTCCCTGAGTTCAGAATTGGAGACAGAGAACCAGGTGGTGGGGTGGTGCACGCCTGAGGATTGAAAGTTGCAGGCCAgccctgggtaacttagcaagaccctgcatcAGAATGAAAAAACAAGAGGTGCTGAGGATGCAGTTCAGTAGTAGAATACTGCCGGGCTCAATCCCAGCACTGCCACAAAAATAGGAGTAAGGAGAACACAGGTGACCGCCTCTCAGATCCCACCTTGGGTCCCCGCCGGGGAAGGGCTCTTTGGCCTGAGTGAGGGTGATGCAGACAGCCTCCACTCCCTTCAGACATTTCAATGATGAGACGCCCCTGGGGCTGCGTCGGATCCTCTCTCAGTCTACAGACTCGCTCAACATGCGGAACCGAACCCTGTCGGTGGAGTCCCTCATTGATGAAGGTGAGtgtggccagggcctggggctgacCCGGGGAAGACGAAGAGGGGATGGAGATGAGTGGCTGGTGGAAGCACCTCGGGGGGCCCAGGACCCACTGAAGAGTCTGACTGAGTTGCCGCCCCCACTGGGGTCCAGGTGCAGAGGTGATCTACAATGAGCTGATGAGCGACTTTGAAATGGATGAGAAGGACTTTGCGGCTGATTCCTGGAGCCTTGCTGTGGATAGCAGCTTCCTGCAGCAGCACAAGAAGGAGGTGATGAAGCAGCAGGACGTCATCTACGGTGAGCACGCccaccctgccttcctcctccttcaccagGTCCCGTTTCTCTGTGTCCTACTTTCTGCCATCTCCCACCTCTTTCGACCTTTGCCTCCTAACCTGTTGACCTCCACGACCCTGCTTGGTATCAGGTTTCCCTCTGGGCCTCTACTTCTCGGTTCTATGGCAAAggtcccatcttttttttttttttttttttttttttggtaccaaagattgGATTCAGGGGCACTTGCGTataacccctgagctacatctccagccattttttcttaatgttttattttgagacagggtcttgctaagttgcttaaggtctcactaaattgctgaggctggctttgaacttgtaatcctccagcctcagcctcccaagtcactggaattaaaggtgtatgccaccatgtgTGGCTCCAAGGCtccacctttattttttcttcaattcagTCCCCATTCTGTATCTTTTCCATACCCAACACTGTGCTGGGGACTCCAGACATTTctaatggtgcacacctataatcccagtgactgagaggctgaggtggaaggactataagttcaagccagccttggtaacttagtgtctcaaaataaaaaatgaaaagggctgaggttgggggctggggctgtagctcagtggtagagcacttgcctcatacgagtgaggccctgggttcgatcctcagcaccacataaaataaataaatagatggatagatagataaagagGAGGGGCGCTgaggttgtacctcagtggtagagcaccctggttaatcctcagtaccaaaaatattatCTAAGATCACAGTAATGGAGATATTAACCTGGAAGGGACCAACCTAGGGCCCCGCAAATCATGGCCAAGCCAGAGCAGAAAACCTAGCGTACCATTGTCCCCACAGAGCTGATCCAGACGGAGCTGCACCATGTGAGGACGCTGAAGATCATGACCCGCCTCTTCCGCACGGGGATGCTGGAAGAGCTGCAGTTGGAGCCAGGCGTTGTGCAGGGCCTGTTCCCCTGTGTGGATGAGCTCAGTGACATCCATACGCGCTTCCTCAGCCAGCTGTTAGAACGCCGACGGCAGGCTCTGTGCCCTGGCAGCTCCCGGAACTTTGTCATCCATCGCTTGGGTGACCTGCTCATCAGCCAGGTGGGAGAGGCAGGACCCCTGGGCAGTGTTCATGGACGTGtgactgggggtggggtgggcttgTTTCTTGCCTAAACAGAACTTTAGCTGGAGAGGCAAGAAGCCAGCCTGTTGGCAGGAGGCCCGAGGCGGGTCCAGGGGATAAGCTGTGACTTTGGGGGAAATGCTGAGCTAGCCTCACTCCCCGACCTCTAGTTCTCAGGTCCCAGTGCAGAGCAGATGCGGAAGACCTATGCAGAGTTCTGCAGCCGGCACACCAAGGCCTTAAAGCTCTATAAGGAGCTGTATGCCCGAGACAAACGCTTCCAGCAGTTCATCCGGGTGAGCAATCCTCCCTGTGCTCAGGCCACCTGTCCTGGTCCAGACCATTCATGGGCTCGCCATTTATGGACCTGTCCACTCCTGGATCTGATCAACAGTCACCCCTcatggtggcagagcactttgtGCTAGCTCCCCACATACTTCTCACACCTTATCAGATTGGTTCTGACCACAGATGCATGGTGCTGGTACCCACTTGTCCAGCACTGTCACCTAGTATGAGGTAAATGGCCGATGACCCCAAGCCCCGCCCCTTCCCTTTCAGAAAGTGACCCGTTCAGCTGTGCTGAAGCGGCACGGGGTCCAGGAGTGCATTCTCCTGGTGACTCAGCGCATCACCAAGTACCCAGTGCTCATCAACCGCATCCTACAGCATTCCCATGGTGAGCGGGACTCGCAGGTGTGGGTAGAGAGGGTGCCCACGATGAGCAAAGGCCCTACAAGGCGTGGGACCCTGGGCAGCCTCCAGGTAGAATCCAGACCCCTGGGAGTTGGGGCTGGAGTGCAGCCAGGTGTGCCATGCCCTTCGCCCACCCTCTGGCACCAGGGGCTGAGGAGGAACGCCAGGACCTAACAGCGGCACTGGGGCTGGTGAAGGAGTTGCTGTCCAACGTGGACCAGGATGTGCACGAGCTAGAGAAAGGGGCCCGTCTGCAGGAGATCTACAACCGCATGGACCCTCGGGCCCAGGCCCCGGTGCCTGGCAAGGGGCCCTTTGGCCGAGAGGAACTTCTACGGCGCAAGCTCATCCATGATGGCTGCCTGCTCTGGAAGACAGCAACCGGGCGCTTCAAAGGTCAGTAACCTGACCCAGCAAGAGTCCAGCCTCGGAGGGTGGGAGTTGTACCCTCCTTGAGGACCCTGTTGTGCAGTCCTGACCCAGGGGCGAGTCTCAGTGGGAGGAAAAGACATGGTGTCTGTTGCAGCAAAAGTCTCCATTGCGCATTGAACATCATGGACAGGACAGGGACTTGTCGGTACGGATTTATTTCTATGGTCCTTGCGTGCTCAGAGAGCCAccagctctatttatttatttacttggtgctacttgggattgaacccagggctgagtTACAGACCTGGCCCACGAGCCATCAGTGTTGGTGAAGAAGACATGGAAGCACTCCGAGCAGACAGCAAGGTCAGGGCGGTTGATTGCCCCTACTGGAATCCCAGCCACCAGAGCTCTGGGAGTGCACCCAGGGAAGTCCCAGAGGGAGGCACTGAGCCCAGGGAGGGAcaggcagggtagaggagagGGGCCATGTTGGAGGGCAGCGCACACTTTCCCAGGAGTACTTTCCAGAATTGGTCATACCTGCAAGCCTTTCCTAACTAAGTCAGGGCCAGCAGAGGGCAAGCCTCGGTTCTGAGGACGAGGAATGGGGGCTACCGTAATGTGGTACCTGAGGCTGGAGGCTGCCTGGGCTTCTCTATGGAGGTCATGAAAccctcctccccaggcctggaTATTGTCAGTCTTCACCAGCTTttccctccatctctttctccttcccatccCTCCCACGCAGCAGCTAAGAATATAAAGCAGGGGGGGTAAAAATAGCAAGGCTGGAGAGCTCTATTTCTGAAGCATTTAGCAAAAACCCTCCTCTTCTGTGTGCCCACAGTTTAGTAAGATCCCCAAGGGCAAAGGGTGAGTATGTGACACCACGTGTCACAGAATTGACCTTCGTCTCCCCCTCCGTCTTCCAGTGCAGGCCCACAAAGGATCTGAGAGCCTGGagggggggcaggaagggagatGAAGCGGATCCTGCTGGGATCCAAGGAGATGGGGTTGTTCAGAGACAGACGGGGAGGCTGGCCTTTCAGTCCTGCTTTAGTGGAAAGAAACTAactttcttcctccctgctgaGCGCAGAGTGGGAAGTGGGAATATGTTAGGGTAGGGGGAATTTAGGTCAGATACCTAAAAAGATCTTAACACTAGGTAGATGTTACACTTAAAgtctgaaaggaagaaaaaacccaaaacagCCCCTCTTGTTCTGGGAATCTTGTGACTCACAAAAATCTTGGACCAGGTGCGCCACTCTGATTCAGGagtctggggcagaaggatcaaaagtttgaggctagcttcagcaacctaggaagaccctgtctgaaaattaaaaaaaaaaaaaaaaaaaaattccaaaaaaggctgaggatcaggggctggggatatagctcagttggtagagtgcttgcctcgcttgcacaggccctgggttcaatccccaaccccACAGAaaaagggtggggctggggatgtagcccagcggtagagcgcccctggatcaatccccagtacaaaaaataaacaaaccatcTTGGGCCTCTTGGGAGGTGGCAGCACACGCCTGCAGTGTCaactactagggaggctgaagcaagaggaccaCTTGAGtccaggggtttgagactgagatgcgagacccacagaaaagaaaaaaaaaagtaaaataaaaccaaaaaattttaGACCATTTCACCCAGAAAAATACATGTGTGTCTATTAATATGTAAAAACTTCAGAGGGTTTCTAGAGCCCTGAAGTAGTGGCCACCCTAGGGGCCTGTAGACCCTGGGCTCAGAAACCTGAGTAAGGGTAAGAGTAAGTTCTTTCCAAAGGCACTGTGAGCCCCTGGTCTCTACCGGCCCCAAAAGCGTTTCCTCTGAGGCATCTTTCTTTGCCCCTCCCTCTCTATGCTCCAAAAATGGGGAGGTAGGAAGTCTTGAGAAGGTGGGATAAGTGACCAGAGGGAAGAGACAGGGTGAGGGGTTGGAAGTTCCTGCTGACAGGGTGGGCCTGGTCCCTGGGATCGAGGGCAGCACCTGGCAGACCTTTTAGTGCTGACTGTTTCTCTGCCTTCATTCCCCAACCAGATGTGCTGATGCTGCTGATGACGGATGTGCTGCTATTTCTCCAGGAGAAGGACCAGAAGTACATCTTTCCTGCCCTGGTGAGACACCTTCTGCTTGCTACCTACCatggattgaagccaggggccctcaaccactgagccacatccccaatttattttctattttgagacagggtcccgataaattgtttagggcctcactaagctgctgaggctggactctaacctgatcctcttgcctcggcctcctgagtcgctgtggttattggcatgtgccaccatgcccagttcattcttctttccttttttttttttttaggtggagggttccagggattgaaccagagggtgcttcaccactgagccacatttccagcctttttataatatattttatttagagacagggtctggctaagttgctgagactggtcttgaacctgtgattctcctttctcagcccccGAGCCCATGCgtttacaggcatgcgccattgcTCCTAGCTCTAAGTTTTTCCTAGATGGCACTGGAGCCTGGCCTCTTGACTTGTATTGTAGGAGGTCTTCCTCAATCCTTGGGGCATTCTTGGGTTGAAGATCCAAGCACCTCAGAattcctaatcctaatccttccTCTCCACCGACTGGCAGGACAAGCCCTCAGTGGTGTCGCTGCAGAATCTGATAGTGCGGGACATCGCCAACCAGGAAAAAGGGATGTTCCTGATCAGTGCGGCCCCGCCCGAGATGTATGAGGTGCATACAGCGTCCCGGGATGACCGGAGCACCTGGATCCGTGTCATTCAGCAGAGTGTGCGCGTGTGAGTGTTGCTTGCTACCTGTATGTGCGTATGGACTCTCCTGCAGCCCTGGGTCCCAGGCcatggtgctgaggacaga
This region of Ictidomys tridecemlineatus isolate mIctTri1 chromosome 11, mIctTri1.hap1, whole genome shotgun sequence genomic DNA includes:
- the Arhgef2 gene encoding rho guanine nucleotide exchange factor 2 isoform X9; the protein is MTGKSKAREKEKMKEAKDARYTNGHLFTTITVSGMTMCYACNKSITAKEALVCPTCNVTIHNRCKDTLANCTKVKQKQQKAALLKNNTALQSVSLRSKTATRERPSSAIYPADSFRQSLLGSRRGRSSLSLAKSVSTTNIAGHFNDETPLGLRRILSQSTDSLNMRNRTLSVESLIDEGAEVIYNELMSDFEMDEKDFAADSWSLAVDSSFLQQHKKEVMKQQDVIYELIQTELHHVRTLKIMTRLFRTGMLEELQLEPGVVQGLFPCVDELSDIHTRFLSQLLERRRQALCPGSSRNFVIHRLGDLLISQFSGPSAEQMRKTYAEFCSRHTKALKLYKELYARDKRFQQFIRKVTRSAVLKRHGVQECILLVTQRITKYPVLINRILQHSHGAEEERQDLTAALGLVKELLSNVDQDVHELEKGARLQEIYNRMDPRAQAPVPGKGPFGREELLRRKLIHDGCLLWKTATGRFKDVLMLLMTDVLLFLQEKDQKYIFPALDKPSVVSLQNLIVRDIANQEKGMFLISAAPPEMYEVHTASRDDRSTWIRVIQQSVRVCPSREDFPLIETEDEAYLRRIKMELQQKDRALVELLQEKVGLFAEMTHFQAEEDGGSGMSLPTLPRGLFRSESLESPRGERLLQDAIREVEGLKDLLVGPGVELLLTPRESALPLEPDSGGNTSPGVTANGEARTFNGSIELCRADSDSSQKDRNGNQLRSPQEEALQRVVNLYGLLHGLQAAVAQQDTLMEARFPEGPERRDKLARANSRDGEAGRAAAPVAPDKQATELALLQRQHALLQEELRRCRRLGEERATEAGSLEARLRESEQARALLEREAEEARRQLAALGQTEPLPAEAPWARRPLDPRRRSLPAGDALYLSFTPPQPSRGHDRLDLPVTVRSVHRPFEDRERQELGSPEERLQDSSDPDTGSEEEGSSRLSPPHSPRDFTRMQDIPEEIESRDGEPVASES
- the Arhgef2 gene encoding rho guanine nucleotide exchange factor 2 isoform X2, encoding MLSKSVSMSAINCLSERSDPDGHSSQCSATDLSKPWNQLEGNSGTWAGSSLRRTFSFLFLMTGKSKAREKEKMKEAKDARYTNGHLFTTITVSGMTMCYACNKSITAKEALVCPTCNVTIHNRCKDTLANCTKVKQKQQKAALLKNNTALQSVSLRSKTATRERPSSAIYPADSFRQSLLGSRRGRSSLSLAKSVSTTNIAGHFNDETPLGLRRILSQSTDSLNMRNRTLSVESLIDEEVIYNELMSDFEMDEKDFAADSWSLAVDSSFLQQHKKEVMKQQDVIYELIQTELHHVRTLKIMTRLFRTGMLEELQLEPGVVQGLFPCVDELSDIHTRFLSQLLERRRQALCPGSSRNFVIHRLGDLLISQFSGPSAEQMRKTYAEFCSRHTKALKLYKELYARDKRFQQFIRKVTRSAVLKRHGVQECILLVTQRITKYPVLINRILQHSHGAEEERQDLTAALGLVKELLSNVDQDVHELEKGARLQEIYNRMDPRAQAPVPGKGPFGREELLRRKLIHDGCLLWKTATGRFKDVLMLLMTDVLLFLQEKDQKYIFPALDKPSVVSLQNLIVRDIANQEKGMFLISAAPPEMYEVHTASRDDRSTWIRVIQQSVRVCPSREDFPLIETEDEAYLRRIKMELQQKDRALVELLQEKVGLFAEMTHFQAEEDGGSGMSLPTLPRGLFRSESLESPRGERLLQDAIREVEGLKDLLVGPGVELLLTPRESALPLEPDSGGNTSPGVTANGEARTFNGSIELCRADSDSSQKDRNGNQLRSPQEEALQRVVNLYGLLHGLQAAVAQQDTLMEARFPEGPERRDKLARANSRDGEAGRAAAPVAPDKQATELALLQRQHALLQEELRRCRRLGEERATEAGSLEARLRESEQARALLEREAEEARRQLAALGQTEPLPAEAPWARRPLDPRRRSLPAGDALYLSFTPPQPSRGHDRLDLPVTVRSVHRPFEDRERQELGSPEERLQDSSDPDTGSEEEGSSRLSPPHSPRDFTRMQDIPEEIESRDGEPVASES
- the Arhgef2 gene encoding rho guanine nucleotide exchange factor 2 isoform X7 is translated as MSRIESLTRARTERNRELVGKAREKEKMKEAKDARYTNGHLFTTITVSGMTMCYACNKSITAKEALVCPTCNVTIHNRCKDTLANCTKVKQKQQKAALLKNNTALQSVSLRSKTATRERPSSAIYPADSFRQSLLGSRRGRSSLSLAKSVSTTNIAGHFNDETPLGLRRILSQSTDSLNMRNRTLSVESLIDEEVIYNELMSDFEMDEKDFAADSWSLAVDSSFLQQHKKEVMKQQDVIYELIQTELHHVRTLKIMTRLFRTGMLEELQLEPGVVQGLFPCVDELSDIHTRFLSQLLERRRQALCPGSSRNFVIHRLGDLLISQFSGPSAEQMRKTYAEFCSRHTKALKLYKELYARDKRFQQFIRKVTRSAVLKRHGVQECILLVTQRITKYPVLINRILQHSHGAEEERQDLTAALGLVKELLSNVDQDVHELEKGARLQEIYNRMDPRAQAPVPGKGPFGREELLRRKLIHDGCLLWKTATGRFKDVLMLLMTDVLLFLQEKDQKYIFPALDKPSVVSLQNLIVRDIANQEKGMFLISAAPPEMYEVHTASRDDRSTWIRVIQQSVRVCPSREDFPLIETEDEAYLRRIKMELQQKDRALVELLQEKVGLFAEMTHFQAEEDGGSGMSLPTLPRGLFRSESLESPRGERLLQDAIREVEGLKDLLVGPGVELLLTPRESALPLEPDSGGNTSPGVTANGEARTFNGSIELCRADSDSSQKDRNGNQLRSPQEEALQRVVNLYGLLHGLQAAVAQQDTLMEARFPEGPERRDKLARANSRDGEAGRAAAPVAPDKQATELALLQRQHALLQEELRRCRRLGEERATEAGSLEARLRESEQARALLEREAEEARRQLAALGQTEPLPAEAPWARRPLDPRRRSLPAGDALYLSFTPPQPSRGHDRLDLPVTVRSVHRPFEDRERQELGSPEERLQDSSDPDTGSEEEGSSRLSPPHSPRDFTRMQDIPEEIESRDGEPVASES
- the Arhgef2 gene encoding rho guanine nucleotide exchange factor 2 isoform X1, which gives rise to MLSKSVSMSAINCLSERSDPDGHSSQCSATDLSKPWNQLEGNSGTWAGSSLRRTFSFLFLMTGKSKAREKEKMKEAKDARYTNGHLFTTITVSGMTMCYACNKSITAKEALVCPTCNVTIHNRCKDTLANCTKVKQKQQKAALLKNNTALQSVSLRSKTTRERPSSAIYPADSFRQSLLGSRRGRSSLSLAKSVSTTNIAGHFNDETPLGLRRILSQSTDSLNMRNRTLSVESLIDEGAEVIYNELMSDFEMDEKDFAADSWSLAVDSSFLQQHKKEVMKQQDVIYELIQTELHHVRTLKIMTRLFRTGMLEELQLEPGVVQGLFPCVDELSDIHTRFLSQLLERRRQALCPGSSRNFVIHRLGDLLISQFSGPSAEQMRKTYAEFCSRHTKALKLYKELYARDKRFQQFIRKVTRSAVLKRHGVQECILLVTQRITKYPVLINRILQHSHGAEEERQDLTAALGLVKELLSNVDQDVHELEKGARLQEIYNRMDPRAQAPVPGKGPFGREELLRRKLIHDGCLLWKTATGRFKDVLMLLMTDVLLFLQEKDQKYIFPALDKPSVVSLQNLIVRDIANQEKGMFLISAAPPEMYEVHTASRDDRSTWIRVIQQSVRVCPSREDFPLIETEDEAYLRRIKMELQQKDRALVELLQEKVGLFAEMTHFQAEEDGGSGMSLPTLPRGLFRSESLESPRGERLLQDAIREVEGLKDLLVGPGVELLLTPRESALPLEPDSGGNTSPGVTANGEARTFNGSIELCRADSDSSQKDRNGNQLRSPQEEALQRVVNLYGLLHGLQAAVAQQDTLMEARFPEGPERRDKLARANSRDGEAGRAAAPVAPDKQATELALLQRQHALLQEELRRCRRLGEERATEAGSLEARLRESEQARALLEREAEEARRQLAALGQTEPLPAEAPWARRPLDPRRRSLPAGDALYLSFTPPQPSRGHDRLDLPVTVRSVHRPFEDRERQELGSPEERLQDSSDPDTGSEEEGSSRLSPPHSPRDFTRMQDIPEEIESRDGEPVASES
- the Arhgef2 gene encoding rho guanine nucleotide exchange factor 2 isoform X10, which codes for MKEAKDARYTNGHLFTTITVSGMTMCYACNKSITAKEALVCPTCNVTIHNRCKDTLANCTKVKQKQQKAALLKNNTALQSVSLRSKTATRERPSSAIYPADSFRQSLLGSRRGRSSLSLAKSVSTTNIAGHFNDETPLGLRRILSQSTDSLNMRNRTLSVESLIDEGAEVIYNELMSDFEMDEKDFAADSWSLAVDSSFLQQHKKEVMKQQDVIYELIQTELHHVRTLKIMTRLFRTGMLEELQLEPGVVQGLFPCVDELSDIHTRFLSQLLERRRQALCPGSSRNFVIHRLGDLLISQFSGPSAEQMRKTYAEFCSRHTKALKLYKELYARDKRFQQFIRKVTRSAVLKRHGVQECILLVTQRITKYPVLINRILQHSHGAEEERQDLTAALGLVKELLSNVDQDVHELEKGARLQEIYNRMDPRAQAPVPGKGPFGREELLRRKLIHDGCLLWKTATGRFKDVLMLLMTDVLLFLQEKDQKYIFPALDKPSVVSLQNLIVRDIANQEKGMFLISAAPPEMYEVHTASRDDRSTWIRVIQQSVRVCPSREDFPLIETEDEAYLRRIKMELQQKDRALVELLQEKVGLFAEMTHFQAEEDGGSGMSLPTLPRGLFRSESLESPRGERLLQDAIREVEGLKDLLVGPGVELLLTPRESALPLEPDSGGNTSPGVTANGEARTFNGSIELCRADSDSSQKDRNGNQLRSPQEEALQRVVNLYGLLHGLQAAVAQQDTLMEARFPEGPERRDKLARANSRDGEAGRAAAPVAPDKQATELALLQRQHALLQEELRRCRRLGEERATEAGSLEARLRESEQARALLEREAEEARRQLAALGQTEPLPAEAPWARRPLDPRRRSLPAGDALYLSFTPPQPSRGHDRLDLPVTVRSVHRPFEDRERQELGSPEERLQDSSDPDTGSEEEGSSRLSPPHSPRDFTRMQDIPEEIESRDGEPVASES